A region of the Arachis hypogaea cultivar Tifrunner chromosome 15, arahy.Tifrunner.gnm2.J5K5, whole genome shotgun sequence genome:
tcccagcaagtgcttctttattgtctttagctggaccttgctgagcttttaatctagcttcagccttgagcattcttgctcaacattgccttcaagatagtgcttgattctctatccattaacaatgaacttcttgtcagaatcaatatcttgaagttccacataaccatatggtgatacacttgtaatcacatatggtcccctccaccgggactttagtttcccggggaacagcctgagcctagagttaaacaacagaaccttttgtcctggttcaaagattctagatgacagctttctgtcatgccacttttttatttttctttataaagcttggcattttcgaaagtagtgaatctgaattcctctagctcatttagctggagcaatcttttttctccagctaatttggcatcaaagtttaggaatctggttgcccagtaggctttattttccagttccacgggcaggtggcatgccttaccatacacaagttggtatagagaggtccctataggagtcttgaatgctgttctgtaagcccacagagcatcatccaagcttcgtgcccaatcctttctacgggtacttacagtccattccaggattcttttaagttctctgttagagacttcagcttgtccatttgtctgtggatgatatggagtcgccacctgatgcacggaaaacttgtctctcaacaaattccccttcggcaagtgtatcgaattgtcgtcaagtaaaactcacaatagaatgaggtcgaatcccacagagattaacggattaagcaatcaatggttaattgattatcctagttagacgaatcataatggagtgataagtaacaaggaaatgtaaattgacagaaaagtaaagaaagcaataaagtgcagaaatgtaaaatgacaaaaaaattaaatgtaagaactaaaaataaaatgaacattgggatcaagagatattgcaatcctccggatcatgttcattctcatctcttcctcaatcaatgcactcattgatctccttggcaatcttaagtgattgaattacaatttcttgtaattcaatgtctcaaatcttgatcaatagccaattccttggtcaattgctcatgagaagagatgaagtatggtcactgattataccacatgcatttcccaaatcaagtgttggaaggattatagtcacatatccatccacacccaatttggtccagcatgagaaagcatgtctagcatgatctcttcattcctctttcaaggttcagaagagatccaagtatgaatagtttcttttccaagataactacccaattggatgaagatcgaaagctctctagtaaaatcaagagaaaagaaagaagaagaagaataagaactacaattgatccattgaatcacaatagagctctctaacccaatgtaaagagttagttgatcattgctctacaaaaatagaaaagaaagaaagtgccaCTACaaagtttttgtttatttgtggcagttttttttcttatttgtggaggtttataacccccaccaaatggtttgtgggggtttccaaaacccccaaaatttgaggtgccacgaggtcttttgtgggagtttttaaaaacctccacaatctattCAGTGGGGGGGGGGGGTTTAAGTGTGTTTAGTGGGAGTTTTATATTGAACTTTTGTGACAGTTTAGAATCACTTTTGTGACAGTTTAAAACCcccaaaaattgatttttaaaattaacaaaaattaactattttgtgagattttcaaacctccacaaatcctataattatttatttatttttaatttcaaatcattcattaatctcatctcatttacATACTCTCATCTCATTAATTAGCTACTTATTAATCATAGGATTTTCTATCAAAATTCAACACCAACGGTGTTTTTTGCACATGAGTAAAAATACACATGGATCAATTCCATGGAGCTTCCATTCATAATTTTTTACCCTAATACAACCAAGAGATATATATTACAAGAACAAACATGAATCTAGAGTTAAATTGTACTACATGAAAGTTACAACCTTATCCAGATTGGGAGTGTTCTTCAAAAATTGAGCAACTGAAACAAGTTTGTTTTTCCactaatttataataatatccacaaaaaaaaaatagtttcaaaCCCAATATGGAAATTCAATGAAACTACAGAGAATTTTAAAGTAACTAAACCTCGAATGAACTACTTACTTCCCATATAATTGAAGCTGTTTGAGAAACAGCAACAGCAATTTGGATCAATATTTTGAGTACCTTGAGCTATTTTTGATAGAGCTGTAACCTACATGTCAAATTGAAAGACGATAGAGATTATTGTATTCACCAACATGCACATAAATAAACTAAATGATGTTTATGCCACACAAAATCACTGTCAGATTTTACAATTCTTTCAAACAAGTTTAAGTTTaatcatacaaaaaaaaaagaatggcaAAACAACATATCATTTAAGGTCTTTAAACCATATTACAAGAAATTTTAATCAATAGGAAGAACATCATACCGAAGAATACTAACTTTTTGGTTGATGAGAAACTCTAAACTGTCCAGTGGTCTGAGCACTATCAGCTGAAAAAAGATGCCTATTTCACTCTGAAAACAAAAAGAGTTGTGCAGAAACAGATTAGACACATTAAATTAACGGTGGTCTCTGCTAAAAACTTCTATGAGATTTGCAAAAAGATATAACACATATTTTGAGACTTTCTCTGATCGTAACAACAGCACTAAGAATATTCCAGTTGCATACTGCCAACAAAGAAGAACAAAATAACAATACTTACAAGTAGATCCTTAAGGATATGCTAAAAAAATGTAACTTAGTTCAACCAACCTGAAATATGACGGGATTGTGAAACTGAAGCTCGCAATAATGCATATGAAAGATATGCCTTCACcgaatcaataaaataaaaattctttgTAAATGAGTGGCTAACTCCTTCCAACAAAAcctgagaaaataaaataaaaaataaaaaattcaattgtCATCAgttaagaacaaaaaaaaataatttgaaacatTGAGAAACCAATTCACAGCAACGTGAATGAGTTTCaaagaacaataaaaagacaATAATGTGCCGTCCTTCCATAAGGTTTTAGTTaaaaaagaaagcattaaatacAAATATCAGCATCAAAACAAAAGGATATGTATGTGTTCTTTACATCATCTTTACATTAATTGCATTTGTAAATCTAAAcccaaggcaatacaattaaaaGCACCAAGTATATCACAGAAAATCAAATGGACCTGTAACTTGGTAGTAAAGCAAAAAAACAAGGAACATAAGTTTCTATGAATTTTGCTACAACCTATAAACTAGCAATTAATAGATGCTAGCTAAAATCACTTTATAACTTGTAGAAGCTCAAGAGATAATATCCTTGTCTTGGTTGTAACTTCATCATTATCTTCCATCATACCCATCTGCCAAATTTACATTTGAAAACATAAGAGATGTTGAAAGAAAATAACCACGATGCTAGTATTTAAGTTGCAGAACCAACCTTGCAAAGAGTGCGAAATGCCAACAAAGTATCACGTTGTACTATACCCATGCTCTCCAAATCAATCCCACTTGACAGAAGATTAACAGTTTAGGTAATTAGTCTCCGTGAAAAAATACAGAACAGAAATTTCTATAACATATCCATACCGTATAATCTGTTTACCATATTCAGTATGCACAGCCTTGTCCAGCACAGCTTCTCAGTcctataaaatataaacaatctTATCATAATGGGGATTAGCTAAATAGGATTGGATTAGTAACATATTTGTAGAAACTATTTACCTTAATATCAGCACTCCCAGCAAGATGTTGAAGTGCCTCAAGATGAATATAAAATATCacacattattttaattttctgccaAACAAACCCACTtaggattaaaataatatatttaacatgTCACACACTTAATATATATCTCTTATTATTGTATCAAATGTTAATTTAGAAGAGAGCTTACAATAAATAGCAAAGAGCTTATAATGTTAAATGTTAATACTTTTTGAAAGCTGATCTTCACTAATAACATATAGTAAAAGAATGAATCGCATATTAACTCAGATTCTCTCATATTTAAGCTTAACCGCAGCAGGACTTGATTGATGTGCATAGTAGCTAGCTAGCTTAAAAAGCCATTAATTTACAATACAATAGTACTAATAGACAGTCAAGAATAATAAAGAACAAAATTGGTTACCAAAACAACAATAAAGTACAATCAAACCAAAACCATAATCAAGATAAATTATTGGgggtaaaaactatttttatagtgttttttgttttaaaattttcgaactGCATCTATTGAAACATTTAAATTGTTTAGCCGCCTGATATATACTTGCaaatctttttttgttttatttttactttgaaaataataataataagtttaaaaacaaaaaactttATACTTTGTTTGCTACTTGGCCTGCAATGCAACTTAGCTATTTACTGCTCAAAATCAATGAATATAGTTTTCAAGTGTTCATAGGCATTTGGTcatattttgtgttttaaagaCTATACTAAACTGTTTCTTTAAACACTTGGTCACATATAACACTAATAAATAGTAATTAGCGTTAATGCAACTAGATAGatagctaataataataatgaactaCAGAGGCAGATTTTTAAggttgattattattattgtttaggGTGTTACCGGTGGAGGTATCAAACACACTTCAATTGTCTAAAAGTCACTAAAAAGGATGAACAAGCACTCAAGCACTGAAACCTAATCAAACCTTTTGTTTAGCCTTTTCACACACTTTAAACCTCCTATACGTGGACACAACCTCCATTgaaatttagaaatattaaaattacatTTTCACCTTAATACAGTGCAAAAAGAAGTATCAGGTGAGGTGCACATTACAAATGAAAGTACCTCATCAAGCTCTGCCACTGATTTTGCCAATTTTTGGTACTCACTCGGATTAGACACAAGGTCAGGGTCAGCAAGCTTAACCTAAAACACCAACCAAacttttaataacaataataataaatcgaTTTAGATAATTGGTTGCAACAAAATTTCATAGAAacaaaaaagacaaaaattttgATACCGATAAATCTTGCCAAGTCTTCTCAGCAGATTTCGGCTTCATTATGAGATAAGGTTCCTATAATTCATCgcaaatatataaaattacaaaaacgCACCATTGGATTAAGCTgaactaaaaacaaaagaatatctaaacaaaaattttgataccGATAAATCTTGCCAGGTCTTCTCAGCAGATTCCAGCTTCGTTATGAGATAAAATTCCTATCATTCAACGCATAATTTTTGTGCGATCTCCCTTTGTATCAAATTCTAACCACgctataaagagaaaaaaaaagaatatctaAACTGAGTTAAATAAAtaacattgaaaaagaaaaatgaacaaaTAGAAATTGACCTTAGGTGATTGCAGAGAAAACCAAAAGCATTTACGGATAAGCTTGATGGCGGTGCCGGCGATGGCTACGAACTCAATCTTTCTCTGATCTCAAAATTAAAGTTATTACATGTAGATGAAGGAGATAATGCATTGATGTAGAAGCTTGATGGCAACAACGATGAGGACATGAATGGCCGTAGCGATGAGGTTACTCTCCCTCTGATCTCAGATGCTATATATGGTGAGCTTGATGGTGACAATGGCAAAGAGATGAATACGGTGACTGTGAGTAGTTCTAGGGTTTCATTCTCACTCTTCTTCcccttctaatttttttggacagGTTTCTGTTTGGACTTAATTTGTTTGGACAAGTTTAAATAGAGTAGCTAGGTTAGGGATGGGCTATTTGTTTGAACATTTGGGCTTAGAAATTTAAACTAGCATTAATCAATGGAGGTTTCATATTTTGCCATAAATAAAGTATGTTATGGAGGTTTTTAAAACTTCCACAAAAAAACTCCCATAAGCAAGCAAAAATCTTGTAgtgtgcagaaaagtaaagatgaagataaaaactaaaaaataaaacttcaaattcataaataaaaattacaactaaaagaaagagaaggaaaagtgtgtgaggggagggagtccgaagacccctcttcaatcctcCATTCCAGAATTCAGTTCCCCCCCTTTCCGGGCTTCTTtttcaatgtaaagactaaggcctttatataggctctcctaaattacaaaatgaaattaaaagcaaattacaattaaatgaaaattcctattctagatgcttcttgtggccttgattggttgacaattgtgggcctgcttgcttgagcttggaagtggacttgagagagaagtgagttaagttgaggtccaggtgctaaagttagtgctaaagttagccacactaatgctacaagtgtggcgttagtgctaaagttattgtggctaacgttgcacttgctgtccagttggtgtttttggggcttaaaagatgcctcttgtttgtgctcaaatttcatgcccactatagagtattatatatcgttggaaagctctgaatgtcagctttccaacgcaactgcaatcacctcaattggacctctgtagctcaagttatgctcctttgaaatggacatggtcgctggcatatatgccaacgttactggaaatgttgattgccaataacgctagcaatTTCCCATTTCTGAAGCTCAAaattagtgtccaccccatattattatatatcattggaaagctctggatgtctactttccaatgcttttggaagtgcatcatttggagctctacaactcgagttatacttcttggaaggtgaagaggtcagttggcctaaatacaggctgataccatgttcatcattgcactttcggggcaggttttctcccttaaatttagtgtcaaccatgtagtgccatatatgcttaaaaagctctggaatc
Encoded here:
- the LOC112750436 gene encoding brefeldin A-inhibited guanine nucleotide-exchange protein 5 isoform X2, with the translated sequence MGIVQRDTLLAFRTLCKMGMMEDNDEVTTKTRILSLELLQVLLEGVSHSFTKNFYFIDSVKAYLSYALLRASVSQSRHISGIFFQLIVLRPLDSLEFLINQKVTALSKIAQGTQNIDPNCCCCFSNSFNYMGIAQFLKNTPNLDKVVTFM
- the LOC112750436 gene encoding brefeldin A-inhibited guanine nucleotide-exchange protein 5 isoform X1; translated protein: MGIVQRDTLLAFRTLCKMGMMEDNDEVTTKTRILSLELLQVLLEGVSHSFTKNFYFIDSVKAYLSYALLRASVSQSRHISGIFFQLIVLRPLDSLEFLINQKVTALSKIAQGTQNIDPNCCCCFSNSFNYMGSIFWLKLRELSINLIQAEKGLLMLLDSDLPALGMDFLEL
- the LOC112750436 gene encoding brefeldin A-inhibited guanine nucleotide-exchange protein 5 isoform X3, translated to MGIVQRDTLLAFRTLCKMGMMEDNDEVTTKTRILSLELLQVLLEGVSHSFTKNFYFIDSVKAYLSYALLRASVSQSRHISGIFFQLIVLRPLDSLEFLINQKVSILRLQLYQK